The genomic region CTCCTTTTTTAATTCAATCTTAAAAATGAGATCATTACCTCGTAACCACATTGCAAAAATTTTTTCTGTTTCTTTCAAATTTTCAGGACTTCCAAGAGTGTTAAACCTATCCACGTTTGGCAGAGAATGTAATTTGTGAATATTCAGAATATCAAAATTTGATATCGATATAAGTGATAATCTATCAGACGTTATTGCTGTCATCGTTAAATTCAGAAATAGTAAAAAGCATCCTCTATAAGTTCGATCCGGGTTCCTGCAACATTTTTGATAATTGCCACGATATCAAATCGAATTTCAGCATCCAGATCCTTTACCTCAGCATAATGATTCATCGCTAAAACCAAACGCTGAATTTGTCCGGTTTTTACAAAATCTTGAGGATTTCCAAAATGCGAAGTACTTCTGGTTTTTACCTCAACACCTACTAGAACTTTATCTTTAAAAGCTATAACATCAACTTCAGCTTTCTGAAATCGATAATTTTTCTCAAGAATTTTATAGCCTTTATCTTTTAAAAAAGCAATGGCCAGCCCTTCCCCCTTTTTCCCAAGTTCATTATGATCAGCCATAGTTTTAAAATTTTCTAAAGATAATGCTACTTCAAGAATACATATAACCAGGCGTTATTTCCTCCCGATAAGAAAATCTAAGATAATTAAAGCTTCTGTATCTTAATCACGGTACATGATTGTGGAAACTTTTAAATTTAAGGCTTTAATCTCCTCAGGAGAAGCATCGATCATTCGGTCTCCATAAAATTTATCGGCAATTCTACCTTCAGGATTTAAAAACACCCGGATATTTGAATCTTCTAATTTTCCGCCGTTCCAATCTACAGCGCCACTATAATCCCAGCCAAATCCGTAGAATTTAACCTCTTTTCCGTTTATTTTAGAAAGCTCATCATAAGTGGTTCCTATTTTAATTCCTGTCGCAGAACTCCATTTTCCGTTTTCAGAATAATTAATATCAAAAATAGATGTTTTAGCATTATCTTTCCAGGTAATTAAAATTTCATCTTTAGTCCCAGGATATAATATGGTATAAGGCCGCTCTACAGTCCCTTCTTCCATCATATCGTTACCATTTTCTGGATCGGCATCGCTGTACATTCCTAAAATCTGCTCGTAATTTTTATGTTGAAGGGATTCTATGGTATACTTATCGCTATTGATAGCTTTTTTACTTCCGCCACAAGCCACAACACTTATGACTACGAATAATAAAAGTATTTTTTTCATTTTTGGTTAGTTTTTACTGAAAATTAGTCTCCAGAAGACGATTTAAATTGCACAGATTGGTTATAAAAAAAGTAAAATAATTACATTGGCAATCGGCCGATCTTTTGAATTACTAAATTAGAAACAAATTGAAGGAGTACATGGTGTTTTGCAAGAATTTAACGCGTATTATAACGCAGTTGCTTACCTTTACGCCCTAAAATTCATCCTTACAAAAATGAAGGTGAGTTTTACAAAAAAATAGCCCATAAAATTGGGAAGATGAATCAAATCCCGGGAGAACCGGG from Zunongwangia profunda SM-A87 harbors:
- a CDS encoding YraN family protein, whose amino-acid sequence is MADHNELGKKGEGLAIAFLKDKGYKILEKNYRFQKAEVDVIAFKDKVLVGVEVKTRSTSHFGNPQDFVKTGQIQRLVLAMNHYAEVKDLDAEIRFDIVAIIKNVAGTRIELIEDAFYYF